One Curtobacterium herbarum genomic window carries:
- a CDS encoding AMP-dependent synthetase/ligase: MTDQRADRTTSTSTGGTPTGGSPAVGRAAPDSSAHPSDAVPEARPDTRPGTVRDTGPVAPDHGSAARLLSDRARLTPARPILAERTGDTWTGIAAADVLARVRAIAKGFVAAGLQPGAHVAILCRTRMEWTLVDFAVWTAGLVSVPVYETSSPDQIRHILSDSESVAIVVENEEHARRVAGIADDLPHLGQHWTVDGGGLDDLARLGEGIADDELDARTAAVSGRDDATIIYTSGTTGRPKGCVLRHDNFTATVEGSTEAMSEIVSGDASTLLFIPMAHVFARFIAAMSVSAGVLVGHEPDTKDLMRAVSTFKPTFLLAVPRVFEKIYNSAEQKADLGGKGRVFRAAAATAVAHSEAVAAGRVPLGLALRFRLFDRLVYSRLREAIGGRVRYAISGSAPLSPRLSHFFRSIGVHILEGYGLTETTAPATVNRATELRIGSVGRALPGVEVRIADDQEILIRGVDVFDRYWQNPEATAAAFRDGWFRTGDLGRLDGDGILSVTGRAKELIVTASGKNVAPAPLEDAIREHPLVGQVVVVGEGKPFVAALVTLDRDMLPGWCEARGIVPALTPQQAAHDERVQQAVQEAVDTANGRVSRAESVRSFSVLDADLTEASGHLTPKLTIKRSVVLRDFAADIEYIYSGSKVQTTATPVIESRRRR; the protein is encoded by the coding sequence GCGACACCGGCCCGGTCGCCCCCGACCACGGCTCCGCCGCGCGCCTGCTGTCCGACCGTGCGCGCCTCACCCCCGCCCGGCCGATCCTCGCCGAGCGCACCGGCGACACCTGGACCGGCATCGCGGCCGCCGACGTCCTGGCCCGGGTCCGCGCGATCGCGAAGGGCTTCGTCGCCGCCGGCCTGCAGCCCGGGGCACACGTCGCGATCCTCTGCCGCACCCGCATGGAGTGGACGCTCGTCGACTTCGCGGTGTGGACCGCCGGCCTGGTGTCCGTCCCCGTCTACGAGACGAGCTCCCCGGACCAGATCCGACACATCCTGTCGGACTCCGAGTCGGTGGCGATCGTCGTCGAGAACGAGGAGCACGCGCGCCGCGTCGCCGGCATCGCCGACGACCTGCCGCACCTCGGTCAGCACTGGACCGTCGACGGCGGTGGCCTGGACGACCTCGCCCGCCTCGGAGAGGGGATCGCGGACGACGAGCTCGACGCCCGCACGGCCGCCGTCTCCGGGCGGGACGACGCCACGATCATCTACACCTCGGGTACCACGGGTCGGCCGAAGGGCTGCGTGCTGCGGCACGACAACTTCACCGCCACGGTCGAGGGGTCGACCGAGGCCATGTCCGAGATCGTCTCCGGGGACGCCTCGACGCTGCTGTTCATCCCGATGGCCCACGTCTTCGCCCGGTTCATCGCGGCGATGTCGGTGTCGGCCGGGGTCCTGGTCGGGCACGAGCCGGACACGAAGGACCTGATGCGGGCGGTGTCGACCTTCAAGCCGACCTTCCTGCTCGCCGTCCCCCGGGTCTTCGAGAAGATCTACAACTCGGCGGAGCAGAAGGCCGACCTCGGCGGCAAGGGCCGGGTCTTCCGCGCTGCCGCCGCCACCGCCGTCGCGCACTCCGAGGCCGTCGCCGCCGGACGGGTCCCGTTGGGTCTGGCCCTGCGCTTCCGGCTGTTCGACCGGCTCGTCTACAGCAGGCTCCGCGAGGCGATCGGCGGCCGCGTCCGCTACGCCATCAGCGGCTCCGCACCGCTCTCACCACGGCTGTCGCACTTCTTCCGCTCCATCGGCGTGCACATCCTCGAGGGCTACGGGCTCACCGAGACGACCGCACCCGCGACGGTCAACCGCGCCACCGAACTGCGGATCGGATCGGTCGGCCGTGCGCTGCCGGGCGTCGAGGTCCGGATCGCCGACGACCAGGAGATCCTGATCCGCGGCGTCGACGTCTTCGACCGCTACTGGCAGAACCCGGAGGCCACCGCCGCCGCGTTCCGTGACGGCTGGTTCCGCACCGGCGACCTCGGCCGACTGGACGGCGACGGGATCCTGTCCGTCACCGGCCGTGCGAAGGAGCTCATCGTCACCGCGAGCGGCAAGAACGTCGCACCGGCCCCGCTCGAGGACGCGATCCGCGAGCACCCCCTCGTCGGGCAGGTCGTCGTCGTCGGCGAGGGCAAGCCCTTCGTCGCCGCCCTCGTCACGCTCGACCGGGACATGCTGCCCGGCTGGTGCGAGGCGCGCGGCATCGTCCCCGCGCTCACGCCGCAGCAGGCCGCGCACGACGAGCGCGTGCAGCAGGCCGTCCAGGAGGCCGTGGACACCGCGAACGGGCGGGTCTCCCGTGCCGAGTCGGTGCGGTCCTTCTCGGTCCTCGACGCGGACCTCACGGAGGCGTCCGGTCACCTCACGCCGAAGCTCACGATCAAGCGGTCGGTCGTCCTACGGGACTTCGCGGCGGACATCGAGTACATCTACTCGGGCTCGAAGGTGCAGACCACGGCGACGCCGGTGATCGAGAGCCGCCGGCGGCGGTGA